The Rudaeicoccus suwonensis DNA window TTTGGGCTCGTGCGCGCCACTGGGGTGGGCGAAGGGCTCGTGCGCGCCACTCGCGCGCTTCTCGTTGTGGCCACGCGCGGACGGTAGATGGCGCGCGCAATGGTGGTAGGCGAGTGGCGCGGGACGGGCACGAGTTGTGCGGGGATGGCCTTCGTGCCGCACGAGTGGCACGTTGCGGCTCTCACGGCACGCGAGTGTCACGAGAGCGCCCCACATCGCGTGATTCGGGGCTCGTGCGCGCCACTGGGGTGGGCGAAGGGCTCGTGCGCACCATTCGGGTTGCTGCGGGGTGGAGGGGTGGTCTTGGTGTGGGCGAGTGGCACGTTGTGGCTCTCACGGCACGCGAGTGTCACGAGAGCGCCCCACATCGCGTGATTCGGGGCTCGTGCGCGCCACTGGCGGTGGGTTTTGGGCGCTGGCGTGCCACTGGCGGTGGGTTTTGGGCTCGTGCGCACCACTCGGGTTGCTGCGAGGTGGAGGGGTGGTCTTGGTGTGGGCGAGTGGCACGTTGTGGCTCTCACGGCACGCGAGTGTCACGAGAGCGCCCCACATCGCGTGATTCGGGGCTCGTGCGCGCCACTGGCGGTGGGTTTGGGCTCGTGCGCGCCACTGGGGTGGGCGAAGGGCTTGTGCGCACCACTCGGGTTGCTGCGGGGTGGAGGGGTGGTCTTGGTGTGGGCGAGTGGCACGTTGTGGCTCTCACGGCACGCGAGTGTCACGAGAGCGCCCCACATCGCGTGATTCGGGGCTCGTGCGCGCCACTGGCGGTGGGTTTTGGGCTCGTGCGCGCCACTCGCGAGAGCCAAGGGCGCGGGGTGTCACTCGCGGTGGCGCGGACGCACAACGGGAGGCTGCGTGTCGGTCAGTTGCCGCGGCGGCCGCGAAAGCGGCCAGCCGATGCGGACCAGCACCCGCCCCAGGACGTCGCTGCCCGGGATCGCGCCAACCAGCCAGGAGTCGACGCCCTCGTCGGGGTTGTCGCGTTCCACCCACCAGCCGTCGCCGTCCGGCCGGGTGATCCGTTTGACCGCGACCGGTCGCGGGCCGTCGGAAGCGTCCGGCAGTCGCACCACGTGCGTGTGACCGACGCGAGGAGCGACGTCATACAGCACCAGCAGACGATCTCCGTCGACGTATGTCGGTTCCATGGACCGGCCCCGCACGACGGCGAGGCCCAATCTCATGGAACGTCAGACTAGCTCGCCTCCTCCGACCCCTCCGCAGCTGAACGCTCGGCGTTGGCGAGGATGCGTCGCAGGAAGGTGCGGGTCCGTTGATGCTGCGGGTTGTCGATCACCTCGGCACAGGCGCCGGTCTCGACGACAACCCCTGCGTCCATGAAGACGACCGTGTCGGCGACCTCCCGGGCGAACT harbors:
- a CDS encoding S24 family peptidase, translated to MRLGLAVVRGRSMEPTYVDGDRLLVLYDVAPRVGHTHVVRLPDASDGPRPVAVKRITRPDGDGWWVERDNPDEGVDSWLVGAIPGSDVLGRVLVRIGWPLSRPPRQLTDTQPPVVRPRHRE